From the genome of Methanoculleus sp. SDB, one region includes:
- a CDS encoding nitroreductase has translation MQDQIRTLVTTSRSTRRFREKERIPNETLRDLIDIARFCPSARNRQPLRYVLSIDPEETERITDCLVWALDLPEWDGPARGERPAAYITIVTEPNPAFDPCYDIGIAAQTILLAAAERGLAGCMMGSIRKDALRSVLDLADDYAIRLVIALGYPAETIVIEPLPESGDTRYWRDARGVHHVPKRSLEACIIRR, from the coding sequence ATGCAGGATCAGATCCGAACGCTCGTTACCACCTCACGAAGCACCCGCCGCTTCCGTGAAAAAGAGCGTATCCCCAACGAGACCCTCCGCGATCTCATCGACATCGCCCGGTTCTGCCCCTCGGCCCGGAACCGGCAGCCGCTCCGCTACGTGCTCTCGATTGATCCGGAGGAGACCGAACGCATCACCGACTGCCTGGTATGGGCCCTCGATCTTCCCGAATGGGACGGGCCGGCACGCGGGGAGCGGCCCGCGGCATATATTACGATCGTGACCGAACCGAACCCTGCCTTTGATCCCTGCTATGACATCGGGATCGCGGCCCAGACGATCCTGCTCGCTGCGGCGGAACGAGGGCTTGCCGGCTGCATGATGGGCTCGATCCGGAAGGATGCGCTGCGGTCCGTCCTCGACCTCGCGGACGACTACGCGATCCGGCTTGTTATCGCACTCGGCTATCCTGCAGAAACCATCGTCATCGAGCCGCTGCCCGAATCCGGCGACACACGGTACTGGCGGGACGCACGTGGCGTGCACCATGTCCCCAAGCGCTCCCTTGAGGCGTGCATTATCCGCCGGTAA
- a CDS encoding antitoxin HicB produces MKHLNYRILLRKEPEGGYTVTVPTLPGCVTFGETVDEAIAMAREAIGLYIEDLREKGEDIPTEEGLLEYTVTIEAHA; encoded by the coding sequence ATGAAACACCTGAATTACCGTATTCTCCTCCGGAAGGAGCCTGAAGGCGGGTATACAGTCACAGTACCGACGCTTCCCGGCTGCGTCACCTTCGGGGAGACCGTTGATGAGGCCATAGCGATGGCACGGGAGGCAATCGGGCTCTATATCGAGGACCTCCGGGAGAAGGGCGAGGACATTCCTACCGAGGAAGGACTTCTCGAATACACCGTCACAATCGAAGCCCATGCCTAA